The following coding sequences lie in one Candidatus Krumholzibacteriia bacterium genomic window:
- a CDS encoding tetratricopeptide repeat protein — MNRVSASAAAVAPRLPGASAVGAAPLWILSRARDFVLFVGTPILILPVVILAERLWHASQMYLVVAAFGALGHHLPGMMRAYGDRDLFARFKARFIAGPIVLIGTCFAFALLDSGMHAITLIAYGWGVWHGAMQVYGFLRIYDAKVKSFARWTTRLDQAMCIAWFGAGIFLSSSRTHFILEAFYLAGGPAVPQVWLHSLRSVWGVGAAVVTLGYIGNVFYCWHRGQPQSPVKLFGLVTSLAFWMYCCLVVKNLLVGILMFEIFHDVQYLTIVWLFNRKRALTSPAAVGRATLAIFGRSQARAIFYVALVMAYGSLYFVEMLFKNWKPMSSAADATPVWGGILAASGLLHFYYDGFIWKVKEKPTRQLLGLDGGTEVVRAAGRWWNRSWSRMPAWAEHGLNWLPFAAAIVLLVYTHAHPAMDEHQTRVVLGSTFPRFDLAQTNLGIALYTQGDLKGAIEANKHSLTLNSSDEDLLAQTRNNLGWALLEQAEKDLTLGDARAAAARTQEALALEPTFVDALNNKATETMRAGDPAKAISMYRVAVLMAPEHAGLRMNLALALASMSRMQEALATAQEAQRLAPDDARIARLVQRLQAAQLSAAPARLP; from the coding sequence ATGAACCGGGTATCCGCGAGCGCCGCAGCGGTGGCCCCGAGGCTTCCGGGAGCGAGTGCCGTGGGCGCGGCGCCGCTGTGGATCCTGAGTCGCGCCCGGGACTTCGTCCTCTTCGTCGGCACGCCCATCCTCATCCTCCCCGTGGTCATCCTGGCCGAGCGCCTTTGGCACGCCAGCCAGATGTACTTGGTGGTCGCCGCTTTCGGGGCGCTGGGGCACCATCTCCCGGGTATGATGCGGGCCTACGGCGATCGCGACCTGTTCGCGCGCTTCAAGGCCCGCTTCATCGCCGGACCCATCGTGCTCATCGGCACGTGTTTCGCCTTCGCCCTCCTGGATTCGGGCATGCACGCCATCACCCTCATCGCCTACGGCTGGGGTGTGTGGCATGGGGCCATGCAGGTGTACGGGTTTCTACGGATCTACGATGCCAAGGTGAAGTCCTTCGCCCGCTGGACGACACGGCTAGACCAAGCGATGTGCATCGCCTGGTTCGGCGCCGGGATATTCCTTTCCTCCTCGCGCACCCATTTCATCCTGGAAGCGTTCTACCTGGCCGGCGGGCCGGCCGTGCCGCAGGTGTGGCTGCACTCACTGCGCAGCGTCTGGGGTGTCGGTGCGGCGGTGGTGACGCTCGGGTACATAGGCAACGTCTTCTATTGCTGGCATCGAGGCCAGCCGCAGAGTCCGGTGAAGCTCTTCGGTTTGGTGACGAGCTTGGCTTTCTGGATGTATTGCTGCCTGGTGGTGAAGAACCTCCTGGTGGGCATCTTGATGTTCGAGATCTTCCACGACGTGCAGTACCTCACCATCGTCTGGTTGTTCAACCGCAAACGCGCCCTCACCTCTCCCGCCGCCGTGGGTAGGGCGACGCTGGCCATCTTCGGGCGGAGCCAGGCGCGGGCCATTTTCTATGTCGCCCTGGTCATGGCCTATGGAAGCCTCTATTTCGTGGAGATGCTCTTCAAGAACTGGAAGCCAATGAGCTCCGCGGCCGATGCGACGCCGGTGTGGGGAGGCATCCTGGCGGCTTCGGGCTTGCTGCACTTCTATTACGACGGCTTCATCTGGAAGGTGAAGGAAAAGCCCACGCGTCAGCTCCTGGGCCTCGATGGGGGCACGGAGGTCGTGCGCGCCGCAGGCCGCTGGTGGAATCGCAGCTGGAGCCGGATGCCCGCCTGGGCCGAGCACGGTCTCAACTGGCTACCTTTCGCCGCCGCCATCGTGCTTCTCGTCTACACCCACGCGCATCCGGCGATGGACGAGCACCAGACGCGGGTGGTGCTGGGAAGTACCTTCCCGCGCTTCGATCTGGCACAGACCAATCTCGGCATCGCCCTGTATACCCAGGGCGACCTGAAGGGTGCCATCGAAGCCAACAAGCACTCTCTGACACTCAACTCCAGTGACGAGGACTTGCTGGCGCAGACGCGCAACAATCTGGGTTGGGCGCTCCTGGAGCAAGCCGAGAAAGACCTGACGCTGGGCGACGCCAGAGCGGCGGCGGCGAGAACTCAGGAAGCATTGGCGCTGGAGCCCACCTTCGTCGATGCCCTGAACAACAAGGCTACGGAGACGATGCGCGCAGGGGACCCGGCCAAGGCGATCTCGATGTACCGCGTGGCGGTGCTCATGGCGCCCGAGCATGCCGGGTTGCGCATGAACCTGGCGCTCGCCCTCGCGTCCATGAGCCGCATGCAGGAGGCCCTGGCTACGGCGCAGGAGGCGCAGAGGCTCGCCCCGGACGATGCGAGAATCGCCCGTCTCGTCCAACGGCTCCAGGCGGCGCAACTCAGCGCCGCGCCCGCTCGCCTGCCGTGA
- a CDS encoding DUF2891 domain-containing protein, which yields MFLRARGFVAENILVLAVAWPLWVTTPQTSIAAEAPAPELTAAVAARFAQLALDCVHREYPNKIAHVLSSDADALPPRQLTPAFYGCYDWHSAVHGHWLLARSLRLFPQAPFAAAARAALEQSLTPENIASEVRYLEGAGRNTFERPYGLAWLLQLGAELREWKDADAVRWATNLEPLERAVVARLTNWLPKLSYPIREGEHNQTAFAFGLAWDWAQGRNDAAMLRLLEERIRTLYLADRDCPLEYEPSGQDFLSPCLAEGDLLRRILPPGEFARWLDAFLPGIPSQPSSTWLEPAVVTDPTDGKLVHLDGLNLSRAWMLEGIAAGLPAGDPRLPALREAAARHRGSGLAAVTGEHYEGGHWLASFAMYLLTQRGLPAGSGN from the coding sequence GTGTTTCTTCGCGCCCGCGGCTTCGTCGCCGAGAACATCCTGGTCCTCGCTGTGGCCTGGCCCTTGTGGGTGACTACGCCGCAGACTTCCATTGCCGCGGAGGCACCGGCGCCAGAGCTGACCGCCGCGGTGGCGGCGCGCTTCGCGCAACTCGCCCTGGATTGCGTGCACCGGGAGTATCCCAACAAGATCGCCCACGTCCTCTCCAGTGACGCCGACGCTCTCCCCCCGCGCCAGCTGACGCCGGCTTTCTACGGCTGCTACGACTGGCATTCAGCGGTGCACGGTCACTGGCTCCTGGCGCGGTCGCTACGGCTGTTCCCGCAAGCGCCCTTCGCGGCCGCGGCGCGGGCGGCACTGGAGCAAAGCCTGACCCCGGAGAACATCGCCTCGGAAGTGCGCTATCTGGAGGGAGCGGGACGGAACACCTTCGAGCGCCCCTACGGTCTGGCGTGGCTGCTGCAGCTGGGGGCGGAGCTGCGCGAGTGGAAGGACGCGGATGCCGTACGCTGGGCGACGAACCTCGAACCCCTCGAACGTGCCGTGGTGGCGCGTCTCACCAACTGGCTTCCGAAGCTCTCCTATCCCATCCGTGAAGGCGAGCACAACCAGACTGCATTCGCCTTCGGCCTGGCGTGGGACTGGGCGCAGGGTCGGAACGACGCGGCCATGCTGCGCCTTCTCGAGGAGCGCATTCGCACCCTCTACCTAGCGGACCGGGATTGCCCGTTGGAGTACGAGCCTTCGGGTCAGGACTTCCTGAGCCCGTGTCTTGCCGAGGGTGACTTGCTCCGGCGCATCTTGCCTCCCGGCGAGTTCGCGCGTTGGCTCGACGCGTTCCTCCCCGGAATCCCGTCGCAACCTTCCTCCACCTGGCTCGAACCCGCCGTGGTCACCGATCCCACCGACGGTAAGCTCGTGCACTTGGACGGCTTGAACCTGAGCCGGGCGTGGATGCTGGAGGGCATCGCGGCAGGGCTGCCAGCGGGAGATCCGCGGCTGCCGGCGCTGCGCGAAGCCGCCGCCCGCCACCGGGGCTCTGGATTGGCCGCGGTCACGGGCGAGCACTACGAAGGTGGTCACTGGCTGGCGAGCTTCGCCATGTACCTGCTCACGCAGCGCGGCCTACCTGCCGGCAGCGGCAATTGA
- the moaA gene encoding GTP 3',8-cyclase MoaA: MLQDRYGRILTYLRISLLKGCNLTCKYCMPERIPFRLDEVLSPLEIERLVGRFVQRGVQKLRLTGGEPTIRPDVLEIAARLARLPGVRDLALSTNAVRLRPLAGPLHTAGVRRVNVSLDSLRQDTFKSITGSDALAKVLDGIDAAREAGFAPIKLNTVVMRGVNDDEVEALVDFAAERGLHLRFIEMMPTGATHGIQPDHFLSNHDVLARLGGEARWEPLGPQAHDGPARAYRDRSRPEAPPIGFINPLSQNFCAACNRLRLTADGKLRTCLFGREEAPLRPHLHGAGWQARLDAAIDAAVAAKPETHHLGSGDYGTMLSFVQIGG, from the coding sequence GTGCTCCAGGACCGCTACGGGCGGATCCTCACCTATCTCAGGATCTCGCTCCTCAAGGGCTGCAACCTCACCTGCAAGTACTGCATGCCGGAGCGCATTCCTTTCCGGCTGGACGAGGTGCTTTCGCCCCTCGAGATCGAGCGCTTGGTGGGTCGTTTCGTCCAACGGGGGGTGCAGAAGCTGCGGCTCACCGGCGGCGAGCCGACGATCCGGCCGGACGTGCTGGAGATCGCCGCGCGCCTGGCGCGGCTGCCCGGGGTGCGCGACCTGGCGCTGTCGACCAACGCGGTGCGGCTGCGCCCGCTGGCCGGGCCGCTGCACACCGCTGGCGTGCGGCGCGTGAACGTCAGCCTCGACAGCCTGCGGCAGGACACCTTCAAGAGCATCACGGGCTCCGACGCGCTCGCCAAGGTGCTGGACGGTATCGACGCCGCCCGCGAGGCCGGCTTCGCTCCCATCAAGCTGAACACCGTGGTGATGCGCGGGGTGAACGACGACGAGGTCGAGGCTCTGGTGGATTTCGCCGCGGAGCGCGGGTTGCACCTGCGCTTCATCGAGATGATGCCCACCGGGGCCACCCATGGCATCCAACCGGATCACTTCCTCTCCAACCACGACGTTCTGGCGCGTTTGGGCGGCGAAGCCCGCTGGGAGCCCTTGGGCCCGCAGGCCCACGACGGGCCGGCGCGGGCCTACCGCGATCGGAGCCGCCCCGAGGCGCCGCCCATCGGCTTCATCAACCCGCTGTCACAGAACTTCTGCGCCGCCTGTAATCGGCTGCGTCTCACCGCCGATGGCAAGCTGCGCACCTGCCTGTTCGGCCGCGAGGAAGCGCCGCTCCGGCCGCACCTCCACGGTGCGGGGTGGCAGGCGCGGCTCGACGCGGCCATCGACGCCGCGGTGGCGGCGAAACCGGAGACCCACCATCTCGGCAGCGGCGACTACGGTACGATGCTGAGCTTCGTCCAGATCGGTGGCTGA
- the queG gene encoding tRNA epoxyqueuosine(34) reductase QueG, with protein MEALTARVRAAATEAGFDLVGISPAQRAPLAEQLHAWLQHGMHGTMRYMEDPDGRRADPVAYLPWARSLVLVGLNYQTPHALSQDPARGAISRYAWGLDYHRLLRARLEKLRQAMDVLAPGSRTHPFVDTSPVLEKGVAEAAGLGWRGKHTNLLRKRYGSWFFLGGLGTDLRLGYDRPARDHCGTCTRCITACPTGAIVAPYVLDARLCISYLTIELRGPIPRALRPLVGNRIFGCDDCQDVCPWNRFATSTTEPGFEPRQGNLNPLLLDLMGMAKNEWNRRFRHSPIRRAHYAGFLRNVAVALGNWGAPEAVPTLLARLDDPHPLVRGHVAWALGQCGRGVAREGAVAALQDRLAHETDSWVREEIELACLRGGRAPGRSRAGLDSHLHGTSSRGPGDPVS; from the coding sequence ATGGAAGCGCTCACTGCCAGAGTTCGCGCCGCCGCCACGGAGGCGGGCTTCGATCTGGTCGGAATCTCCCCGGCGCAGCGAGCGCCCCTCGCCGAGCAGCTGCACGCCTGGCTGCAGCATGGCATGCACGGGACGATGCGCTACATGGAAGATCCCGATGGCCGGCGCGCGGATCCCGTTGCGTACCTGCCCTGGGCGCGTTCGCTCGTCCTGGTGGGCCTCAACTACCAGACGCCGCACGCGCTTTCCCAGGACCCGGCGCGCGGCGCCATCTCCCGCTATGCCTGGGGCCTCGACTATCACCGCTTGCTCCGGGCGCGCCTCGAAAAGCTGCGGCAGGCGATGGATGTGTTGGCGCCCGGCTCACGCACCCATCCCTTCGTGGACACGAGCCCGGTTCTCGAGAAGGGTGTCGCCGAAGCCGCGGGTCTCGGCTGGCGCGGCAAGCACACCAACCTCCTGAGGAAACGCTACGGCTCATGGTTCTTCCTCGGCGGCCTCGGTACCGATCTCCGCCTCGGCTACGATCGGCCCGCACGCGACCATTGCGGCACCTGCACTCGCTGCATCACCGCCTGTCCTACCGGAGCCATCGTCGCCCCGTATGTTCTCGACGCGCGACTCTGCATCTCCTATCTCACCATCGAGCTGCGCGGGCCGATTCCGCGTGCGCTGCGCCCGCTCGTGGGCAACCGCATCTTCGGCTGCGACGACTGCCAGGATGTCTGCCCGTGGAATCGCTTCGCCACCTCCACGACGGAGCCGGGCTTCGAGCCCCGCCAGGGCAACCTCAACCCGCTTCTCCTCGACCTCATGGGAATGGCCAAGAACGAATGGAATCGTCGCTTCCGGCACTCGCCCATCCGCCGCGCTCATTACGCAGGGTTTTTGCGCAACGTCGCGGTCGCCCTCGGCAACTGGGGCGCTCCCGAAGCAGTGCCCACTCTGCTGGCGCGTCTCGACGACCCGCACCCCTTGGTGCGCGGCCACGTTGCCTGGGCCCTCGGCCAGTGCGGGCGGGGCGTGGCGCGTGAAGGCGCGGTCGCGGCCCTGCAAGATCGGCTCGCTCACGAGACGGACTCCTGGGTGCGGGAAGAGATCGAGCTCGCCTGTCTTCGAGGAGGGCGCGCACCAGGACGCTCCCGAGCCGGGCTCGACTCGCACCTTCATGGAACGTCGTCCAGAGGACCAGGAGATCCGGTTTCTTGA
- a CDS encoding protein phosphatase 2C domain-containing protein yields the protein MAGPKSVDTVEFPLHPERERQHQAASHTSLHVEVSALTHTGKVRSNNEDHYLVTRAGRSLQTLMTNLPTGDIPDRFDSTGFVMIVADGMGGHAGGEVASRMAIGTLVQLLLDVPDWIMSFDEANMPRLKERMTSYYRRVDQALAAYAGSHEQLLGMGTTMTVGSSIGTDLFLAHVGDCRCYLFRNRRLRQLTHDQTQAQRLLDAGTMQPEEAATSRLRNVLTQALGAGDPSLQVEMQRVEIRAGDRLLLCTDGLTDMIDDEAIGAVLERPQPPAASCTALVDLALERGGRDNVTVVVADYTAGSVKPSGSGDASRAATTRTPGLPPER from the coding sequence ATGGCAGGTCCGAAAAGCGTCGACACCGTCGAGTTCCCTCTGCACCCGGAGCGGGAGCGCCAGCACCAGGCTGCATCACACACCTCGCTGCACGTCGAAGTTTCGGCGCTGACACACACCGGCAAGGTGCGTTCCAATAACGAGGACCATTATCTGGTCACCCGCGCGGGACGTTCCCTGCAGACGTTGATGACGAATCTGCCTACCGGAGATATCCCGGACCGCTTCGACTCCACCGGCTTCGTCATGATCGTCGCCGACGGCATGGGCGGGCACGCCGGTGGCGAGGTCGCCAGTCGGATGGCCATCGGTACCCTCGTGCAACTGCTTCTCGACGTCCCCGATTGGATCATGAGCTTCGACGAAGCGAACATGCCGCGTCTCAAGGAGCGCATGACGAGCTACTACCGTCGCGTGGACCAGGCCCTGGCGGCGTACGCAGGCTCGCACGAGCAGCTGCTGGGCATGGGCACCACGATGACCGTCGGCTCCAGCATTGGCACCGATCTTTTCCTCGCCCACGTGGGCGATTGCCGCTGCTACCTCTTTCGCAACCGGCGCCTGCGTCAGCTCACCCATGACCAGACCCAGGCGCAGCGGCTCCTGGACGCCGGCACCATGCAGCCGGAAGAAGCGGCCACGAGCCGGCTGCGCAATGTGCTGACTCAAGCCCTCGGGGCCGGGGACCCGTCCTTGCAAGTGGAGATGCAGCGCGTCGAGATCCGCGCCGGTGACCGCCTCCTGCTCTGCACCGACGGGCTCACCGACATGATCGACGACGAGGCGATCGGCGCTGTGCTGGAGCGCCCGCAACCACCAGCGGCGAGCTGCACCGCTCTCGTCGACCTCGCCCTGGAAAGGGGCGGGCGCGACAACGTCACCGTCGTCGTCGCCGACTACACGGCAGGCTCGGTCAAGCCATCGGGCTCCGGCGACGCCTCCCGCGCTGCCACCACGCGTACACCGGGACTCCCGCCAGAACGATGA
- a CDS encoding APC family permease, protein MVLKRVLGAGDAGWLVAGNMIGAGIFITPGLVAGALPGAVWPLVAWTLGGVVSLAGAAVYGELGARLPRAGGDYQYLHVAFGPLWGFLTGWAALIVTFSGAAAVMAIVTMDNVTTAWPALAELPGLLRAVLPALLVVALSAGNVAGARVAGQTTIWLTALPVAGLVVLFGAGLLLGGDVAGGITGAPGAGPTILPGGAAATPAVLSLVALGGAMMPVFFTYSGWNVAAYVAGEIRQPQRELPKGLVLGTLGVTLFYVAFNLLLLVVLPHQVMAGSTTAAALAAQQLLGKGAERVLAVLVAMAVLGTANVTLMAGARIYYAMALDDLAPRALATTNAAGVPSMALWAGGIWTALFSLTGRIEVLVNWSTLAILLLSSLAVAALFVFRHTGTEEGGGEQAAGEESSTGVDAASSRAGDKRAGSRTDSVPYRCPGYPVTPALYLLVSLGVAVASAVQDWKQALYGVLIVLAGVPVYAWWQRGRRRRSPMA, encoded by the coding sequence ATGGTGCTGAAGCGGGTGCTGGGCGCCGGTGATGCCGGTTGGCTCGTGGCCGGAAACATGATCGGCGCCGGAATCTTCATCACCCCGGGATTGGTGGCGGGAGCGCTGCCGGGCGCAGTGTGGCCTCTCGTCGCCTGGACCCTCGGGGGTGTGGTGTCGCTCGCCGGTGCGGCGGTGTACGGGGAGCTCGGCGCGCGGCTGCCACGGGCCGGTGGTGACTATCAGTACCTGCACGTCGCCTTCGGTCCCCTCTGGGGATTCCTCACCGGCTGGGCCGCGCTGATCGTCACCTTCTCTGGTGCCGCCGCGGTCATGGCGATCGTGACCATGGACAATGTGACCACGGCGTGGCCGGCGCTGGCGGAGCTCCCGGGCCTCTTGCGTGCCGTTCTTCCCGCGCTCCTCGTCGTGGCTTTGTCGGCCGGCAACGTCGCTGGGGCGCGCGTCGCCGGACAGACGACGATCTGGCTCACCGCGCTCCCGGTCGCCGGGCTGGTGGTGCTCTTCGGCGCCGGCCTGCTGCTCGGCGGCGACGTCGCGGGAGGCATCACGGGCGCGCCTGGCGCCGGTCCAACCATCCTCCCGGGCGGCGCTGCTGCCACTCCCGCCGTCCTCTCGCTCGTCGCGCTCGGTGGCGCGATGATGCCCGTCTTCTTCACCTATTCCGGCTGGAACGTGGCGGCGTACGTGGCGGGCGAGATTCGACAACCCCAGCGCGAGCTTCCCAAGGGGCTCGTGCTCGGGACCCTCGGCGTCACGCTCTTCTACGTCGCCTTCAATCTGCTCTTGCTGGTGGTCTTGCCGCACCAGGTCATGGCCGGCTCGACGACCGCTGCCGCGCTGGCGGCGCAGCAGCTGCTGGGAAAAGGAGCCGAGCGTGTGCTCGCCGTGCTGGTGGCGATGGCGGTGCTGGGGACCGCGAACGTGACCTTGATGGCGGGAGCGCGGATCTACTACGCCATGGCGCTCGACGATCTGGCGCCGCGGGCGCTGGCGACCACGAATGCCGCCGGAGTTCCGTCCATGGCGCTCTGGGCCGGCGGGATCTGGACCGCTCTCTTCTCTCTCACTGGACGCATCGAGGTCTTGGTCAACTGGTCGACGCTGGCGATTCTGCTGCTCTCCTCCCTCGCAGTGGCGGCGCTCTTCGTTTTCCGCCACACCGGAACGGAGGAAGGTGGCGGCGAACAGGCGGCGGGTGAAGAAAGCAGCACGGGAGTGGACGCGGCGAGTTCGAGAGCGGGCGACAAGCGCGCTGGGTCGCGAACGGACTCCGTACCGTACCGCTGTCCAGGTTATCCAGTGACACCAGCGCTCTACCTGCTGGTATCGCTCGGTGTGGCGGTGGCGAGCGCAGTGCAGGATTGGAAGCAGGCCCTCTACGGCGTGCTCATCGTTCTGGCGGGAGTCCCGGTGTACGCGTGGTGGCAGCGCGGGAGGCGTCGCCGGAGCCCGATGGCTTGA
- a CDS encoding aminotransferase class V-fold PLP-dependent enzyme codes for MPRQPRPPDAVSLELTGEVMRRLTSLCTEAAIEHVESLEHRPSWDLDGALEVAALFRDGPPERGTPLESLLPLLERAASKSFTTSGPGYLAFIPGGGLYPSALADYLALAYNRYVGVWNPAPALVQLELQSIDWIRELVGYPAGAQGLLTTGGSLSNFIAIATARRNRLPENFLDGTLYASVESHHCVAKAALLAGFPERNLRLLPVDARRRLRLDALADAVAEDRRRGLRPFLVVANAGTTNTGAIDPTPEIADFCAANDLWLHVDAAYGGFFRLVRESLLPGLERADSLVLDPHKGLFLPYGTGCLLVRDPEALRRAHHSGADYLQDLQLPEGAVSFADISPELSRDFRGLRLWLPFQLFGVDAFRDNLREKLELTHWAYDELRAAPGFECLDEPQLSVLPFRYHPRRGDVNEFNERLLRRVNDKRRVFITSTRIDGAYVPRLAILSFRTHGRHVQAAVEDILASARELESE; via the coding sequence GTGCCACGCCAGCCGCGACCGCCCGACGCCGTGAGCCTCGAGCTGACGGGCGAGGTCATGCGTCGCCTCACCAGTCTTTGCACCGAGGCGGCGATCGAGCACGTGGAGTCGCTCGAGCACCGGCCGTCGTGGGACCTGGATGGCGCCCTCGAAGTGGCTGCCCTTTTCCGCGACGGTCCGCCGGAGCGGGGCACGCCGCTCGAGTCCTTGCTGCCGCTTCTCGAACGTGCCGCTTCCAAGAGTTTCACCACTTCCGGTCCGGGCTACCTGGCGTTCATCCCCGGCGGCGGCCTCTATCCCAGCGCCCTCGCCGACTATCTCGCTCTCGCTTACAACCGTTACGTGGGGGTATGGAACCCCGCGCCCGCCCTGGTGCAGCTCGAGTTGCAGAGCATCGATTGGATCCGGGAACTCGTGGGCTATCCGGCGGGAGCGCAGGGATTGCTCACCACCGGTGGCTCGCTCTCGAACTTCATCGCCATCGCCACCGCGCGTCGCAATCGACTGCCCGAGAACTTCCTCGACGGCACCTTGTACGCCTCCGTGGAGTCCCATCATTGCGTCGCCAAGGCGGCGCTCCTCGCCGGCTTTCCGGAGCGCAATCTGCGCCTCCTGCCGGTGGATGCCCGCCGCCGCCTGCGCCTCGATGCCCTGGCTGACGCGGTGGCCGAGGATCGCCGCCGCGGCCTGCGTCCCTTCCTCGTCGTGGCCAACGCCGGCACCACGAACACCGGCGCCATCGATCCCACCCCGGAGATCGCCGACTTCTGTGCCGCCAACGACCTGTGGTTGCATGTCGACGCTGCCTACGGCGGTTTCTTCCGCCTGGTGCGGGAGTCTCTCCTGCCGGGTCTCGAACGCGCCGACTCCCTGGTCCTCGACCCGCACAAGGGCCTCTTCCTTCCCTACGGCACCGGCTGCCTCCTCGTCCGCGATCCCGAGGCGCTCCGCCGCGCCCATCACTCCGGCGCCGATTACCTCCAAGACTTGCAGCTCCCCGAAGGCGCGGTCAGCTTCGCCGACATTTCGCCCGAGCTCTCCCGCGACTTCCGCGGCTTGCGCCTCTGGTTGCCGTTCCAGCTCTTCGGCGTCGATGCCTTCAGGGACAACCTGCGCGAAAAACTCGAGCTCACACACTGGGCATACGACGAGCTGCGCGCCGCCCCCGGCTTCGAGTGTCTCGACGAACCGCAGCTTTCCGTGCTGCCCTTCCGCTACCATCCCCGACGGGGCGACGTGAACGAGTTCAACGAGCGCTTGCTCCGCCGCGTCAACGACAAGCGCCGCGTCTTCATCACCAGCACGCGCATCGACGGTGCTTACGTGCCCCGCCTCGCGATTCTCAGCTTCCGCACTCACGGGCGGCACGTACAGGCCGCGGTGGAGGACATTCTCGCATCGGCACGGGAGTTGGAAAGCGAATGA
- a CDS encoding PaaI family thioesterase has translation MSGTTGRHEDAASERYLLPWTRSCWVCGQDNPIGLRARSFKVGDRVELPFTTRPEHAGWSDVIHGGFIATVLDEVMTWAAILGSNKPVFAADFTVRLLEPLRAGLACTAIARLKENRRRVFDLESWLEDGAGKVWARGTGRYMPVPADQFASFHADFVASAECLNLDHIFGDTLKRAEGAPASSERQANRPAGR, from the coding sequence ATGAGCGGCACGACGGGTCGGCACGAGGACGCGGCAAGTGAGCGGTACCTGTTGCCTTGGACGCGCTCCTGCTGGGTCTGCGGCCAGGACAATCCCATCGGACTGCGGGCGCGAAGCTTCAAGGTGGGTGACCGGGTCGAGCTGCCCTTCACCACCCGGCCAGAGCACGCCGGCTGGAGCGATGTCATCCATGGCGGCTTCATCGCCACGGTCCTCGACGAGGTGATGACCTGGGCGGCCATCCTCGGCAGCAACAAACCCGTCTTCGCCGCCGATTTCACCGTGCGCCTGCTGGAGCCGCTCCGCGCCGGCCTGGCCTGCACCGCCATCGCGCGCCTGAAGGAGAATCGCCGTCGCGTCTTCGACCTCGAGTCCTGGCTGGAGGATGGGGCGGGCAAGGTGTGGGCCCGGGGCACCGGCCGCTACATGCCGGTTCCCGCCGACCAGTTCGCTTCCTTCCATGCCGACTTCGTCGCTTCTGCCGAATGCCTGAATCTGGACCACATCTTCGGCGACACGCTGAAGCGCGCTGAGGGAGCGCCAGCTTCGTCGGAGCGCCAGGCGAACCGCCCCGCGGGCCGCTGA